One genomic segment of Micromonospora sp. WMMC415 includes these proteins:
- a CDS encoding copper resistance CopC family protein → MRTKVRRPTVAGLAAALTVAALLLVPAAPAAAHNTLKAATPAKDARLTEPPTQITLEFMQKLNPSFTTITLSDAAQQKVPTSEPAVTGTKGTITIDQALTNGAYTVAYRVVSADGHPVQGSYRFTVADPTAGPAATAPPTPATSAPAAASTAPSASPAAASRDSDNGPGAVVLVGGILLAAVVVAGAVALVRRRSRSS, encoded by the coding sequence ATGCGCACCAAGGTTCGCCGCCCGACAGTCGCCGGCCTCGCCGCCGCGCTGACCGTGGCGGCACTGCTGCTCGTACCGGCCGCGCCGGCCGCCGCACACAACACCCTGAAGGCCGCCACCCCGGCCAAGGACGCCCGGCTCACCGAGCCGCCGACGCAGATCACGCTCGAGTTCATGCAGAAGCTGAACCCGTCGTTCACCACCATCACCCTGTCCGACGCCGCTCAGCAGAAGGTGCCGACCAGCGAACCAGCCGTCACCGGCACCAAGGGCACCATCACCATCGACCAGGCTCTGACCAACGGCGCCTACACCGTCGCCTACCGCGTCGTCTCCGCCGACGGGCACCCGGTGCAGGGCTCGTACCGGTTCACCGTCGCCGACCCCACCGCCGGCCCCGCGGCGACCGCACCGCCCACCCCGGCCACCTCCGCCCCGGCCGCCGCCTCGACCGCCCCGTCGGCCAGCCCGGCCGCCGCCTCCCGAGACTCCGACAACGGCCCCGGAGCCGTGGTCCTGGTCGGCGGGATCCTCCTGGCGGCGGTGGTCGTCGCGGGAGCCGTCGCCCTGGTACGCCGACGGTCCCGATCGTCCTGA
- a CDS encoding Dyp-type peroxidase: MSRRGLLTGGALAAGGTLAGAAAVTAARSDTPVVRTADPVPVAAVGTTVEPFHGTRQAGIATEPQAHAAFVAFTLKPGTDRATLGRMLRLLSDDAARLTQGRPALADTEPELGLLPARLTVTFGFGPGLYRAAGLEDRRPPSVADLPSFRIDRLQPRWSGGDLLLQICADDPLTVAHAQRVLVKDSRPFATVRWVQQGFRRAAGAEPGHTQRNLFGQLDGTANPKPGGPLESAVWVTDGPDWLRDGTTLVVRRISMNLETWDLLGRTDRELAVGRRLDTGAPLTGTAEHDEPDFAALGPDGLTVIPDFSHLTRAHVTDDRLKILRRPYNYDGLPAADGTADSGLIFASYQTDIAEQFLPIQRRLAERDLLNEWTTPIGSAVFAVPPGCPDGGWIGQQLLG, encoded by the coding sequence GTGAGCCGGCGTGGCCTGCTCACCGGTGGGGCGCTGGCCGCCGGCGGCACGCTCGCCGGCGCCGCCGCCGTCACCGCCGCCCGTTCCGACACTCCCGTCGTGCGTACCGCCGACCCGGTCCCGGTGGCGGCGGTCGGCACCACGGTCGAGCCGTTCCACGGCACCCGACAGGCCGGGATCGCCACCGAACCCCAGGCGCACGCGGCGTTCGTCGCGTTCACCCTGAAACCAGGCACCGACCGGGCAACGCTGGGGCGGATGCTGCGGCTGCTCTCCGACGACGCCGCCCGCCTCACCCAGGGCCGCCCCGCCCTCGCCGACACCGAACCCGAACTCGGGCTACTGCCGGCCCGGCTGACCGTCACCTTCGGCTTCGGGCCCGGCCTCTACCGCGCCGCCGGCCTCGAGGACCGCCGACCGCCGTCGGTGGCCGACCTGCCGTCCTTCCGCATCGACCGGCTCCAGCCCCGCTGGTCCGGCGGGGACCTGCTGCTGCAGATCTGCGCCGACGACCCGCTCACCGTCGCCCACGCCCAACGGGTGCTGGTCAAGGACAGCCGGCCGTTCGCCACCGTCCGCTGGGTGCAACAGGGCTTCCGCCGCGCCGCCGGCGCCGAACCCGGCCACACGCAACGCAACCTGTTCGGCCAACTCGACGGCACCGCCAACCCGAAACCCGGCGGCCCCCTGGAGAGCGCCGTCTGGGTGACCGACGGCCCCGACTGGCTACGCGACGGCACCACCCTCGTCGTCCGCCGCATCTCGATGAACCTGGAAACCTGGGACCTGCTCGGCCGCACCGACCGGGAACTGGCCGTCGGCCGCCGCCTCGACACCGGCGCCCCGCTCACCGGCACCGCCGAACACGACGAACCCGACTTCGCCGCCCTCGGCCCCGACGGACTCACCGTCATCCCGGACTTCTCCCACCTCACCCGGGCCCACGTCACCGACGACCGGCTCAAGATCCTCCGCCGCCCCTACAACTACGACGGCCTACCCGCCGCCGACGGCACCGCCGACAGCGGACTGATCTTCGCCTCCTACCAGACGGACATCGCGGAACAGTTCCTGCCCATCCAGCGGCGCCTCGCCGAACGGGACCTGCTCAACGAGTGGACCACCCCGATCGGCTCCGCCGTCTTCGCCGTCCCGCCCGGCTGCCCCGACGGCGGCTGGATCGGCCAGCAACTGCTCGGCTGA
- a CDS encoding copper chaperone PCu(A)C, translating into MPTITTGRRLRPAVLLAAAVLVTSVAGCGSSDDSSSATPTASPTAAASASTAAGVLGIRDPWVKAADTGMTAAFGTLVNDGDSDVTITAAATEVSPMELHEMTMKDGKMVMQAKQSGVVIKAKSEHVLQPGGDHLMLMDLKQPVKAGDELTFTLTFADGRTQTFTAVAKPFTGAQESYAPGHGQPMPGGSASPSPAP; encoded by the coding sequence ATGCCCACCATCACCACCGGCCGTCGGCTGCGCCCGGCCGTCCTGCTCGCCGCCGCCGTCCTGGTCACCTCCGTCGCCGGTTGCGGGTCGTCGGACGACTCGTCGTCCGCCACGCCCACCGCGTCGCCGACGGCCGCGGCGTCGGCGAGCACGGCGGCGGGTGTGCTCGGCATCCGCGATCCGTGGGTGAAGGCCGCCGACACGGGCATGACCGCCGCGTTCGGCACCCTCGTCAACGACGGGGACAGCGACGTGACGATCACCGCCGCCGCGACCGAGGTGTCACCGATGGAGCTGCACGAGATGACCATGAAGGACGGGAAGATGGTCATGCAGGCCAAGCAGAGTGGCGTAGTGATCAAGGCCAAGAGCGAGCACGTGCTGCAGCCCGGCGGCGACCACCTGATGCTGATGGACCTCAAGCAGCCGGTGAAGGCCGGTGACGAGCTGACCTTCACGCTGACCTTCGCCGACGGCCGGACCCAGACGTTCACGGCGGTGGCGAAGCCGTTCACCGGCGCGCAGGAGAGCTACGCCCCCGGTCACGGCCAGCCGATGCCGGGCGGCTCGGCCAGCCCCAGCCCGGCGCCGTGA